TCCAACGCATCACCGGCATCGTCGCCCTGCTCTTCATCCTCCTGCACATCGCAACCCTCCGCTGGCGACTCGACCTCTTCGGCTGGTTCACCCCGTTCTACGGCCACGGCGGCGTCATCGAAGACAAGGCCTTTGGCCACAACGTCCCCATGGCGATGCCCTACACCGCCTACGCCCTGCAGGTCAGCTGGCTGGTCCTCGCGTTCTACATCGTCGGCGTCGCCAGCGTCGTCTACCACTGGTCCAACGGGCTTTGGACCGCCGCGATCTCGTGGGGCATCACGACCTCCGAGCCCGCGATGAAACGCTGGGGCTACGCCTGTGCCGGGCTCTTCGTCGGGCTCACCGTCTTCTGGGGCGCGGCAATCGTCGGGGCGATGAACTACGACCTGATGACCGACACCACCGAAGATCAACGCGCGGTGCTGGCACACATGATCCACGACACCGAGAAGGCGCAGGAGCTCTGGGACACGATGCCCGCCGAGCAGCGCGAGATTTATGAAGCCGAGATCCAGATCGAAATGCAGCGGCACGACGACGAATGACCCCCCGGACTTTGCGGCAACACAACCCGAACGAACCGAAACGAAACGGCTGACAGCGATATGGCATCTGAACCCAGAGTGATTGTGGTCGGCGGCGGGCTCGCGGGGCTCGCGGCGTCGGTCCGCGTGGCCGAGGCCGGCGTCGCGGTGGACCTGTTCTCGATGGTCCCCGTAAAACGCAGCCACAGCGTCTGCGCCCAGGGCGGCATCAACGCCTGCACCGAGCCCGTCCGACAGGAGGGCTTCTCCGAGTACGACCACTTCGACGAGACGCTCTACGGCGGGGACTTCCTCAACCACCAGCCGCCCGTCTACGAGATGACGCACTGGGCCCCGCGCATCATCGACCTGCTCGACCGCATGGGCGTGCCCTTCGACCGAACGTCCGAGGGCTTCCTCGACCGGCGGTACTTCGGCGGGTCCGTCTTCCGACGCACGCATTTCACCGGCGCGTCAACGGGCCAGCAACTCCTCTACGGGCTCGACGAACAGACACGCCGCTACGAGACGCAGGGCAAAGTCACCAAGCACGAGTTCTGGGAGTTCCTCTGGCCCGTCGTTGACCCGGACGGCGTCTGCCGGGGCATCGTCGCGCAGGACATGCGGACGATGGAGGTTAAGTCTTTCCGCGCCGATGCCGTGGTGATGGCGACCGGCGGGTGCGGGCTGATTTTTGGCAAGTCCACCATGTCCGTCATCTGCACGGGCGGCGCGGCCAGCCGCTGCTACCAGGCCGGCGCCTGGCTGGGCAACCCCGAGATGATCCAGGTCCACCCCACCGCCATCCCCGGCGAGGACAAGTGCCGGCTCATGTCCGAGTCCGCGCGCGGCGAGGGCGGACGCGTCTGGCTCCCCGGTATCCAGGACGAGAACGGCGACTGGAAGCCCCACCCCGACGCCGGCCGACACCCCAACGAGATCCCCGAGGACGAGCGCTACTACGTCCTCGAAGAGATGTACTCGACTTACGGCCCCACCAAACGCCACGGCAACCTCGTCTCCCGCGACGTCGCCACCCGCGGCATCTTCTTCGCCGTGCAGCAGGGCTTCGGCATCGGCGGCGGGAAGATGGCCTACCTCGACATCACCCACCTCCCGGCCGACACCAAGGAAAAACTCGCCGCGATCCTCGAGATCTATGAAAAGTTCACCGGCGACGACCCGCGCCACGTCCCGATGAAGATCTTCCCGGCCGTGCACTACTCCATGGGCGGGCTCTACGCGATCTACGAGACCGAGCAGGAGCCCAAGCCCAAGTTCCTCACCGACCTGCTGCCCGACGACGCGGGCCAGCAGAAGGACCCGAGCAAGCCCGCGCACCCCGGCATGGTGCAGGGCTCGCACTACAACATGATGACCAACGTCAAGGGGCTCTACGCCCTGGGCGAGGTCAACTTCTCCTACCACGGCGCGACCCGGCTGGGCGCAAACGCGCTCTTGTCGTGCATCTTTGACGGCCTGTTCTGCGGGCTGGGCATCGCGAACTACGCGCGCGAGATGGCCAAGCACGACGCGGCGGCGGATGTCGACGCGGCCGTGTTCGACGCGGTGGTCAAGCAGGAGACCGACAAGTCCGACCGGTTCATCGCGACGGTCGACGCGGCCGACGAGGGCGTCAACCCTTACGAGCTGCACCGCAAGCTCGGCGAGATCATGACCGAAGAGCTCACCGTCGTCCGTACGCAGGAGGGTATGAAGCGCGCCCTCGACATCGTGCGCGGCTACATCGCCGACTACCAGAACATCAAGCTCGGCGACCAGGGCCACTGGACCAACCAGAACCTGAGCTTCACCCGTGCGCTGGGCGACATGCTCATCTACGCCGAGGCGATGCTGCTCGCAGGGATCGACCGCAAGGAGTCGCGCGGCTGCCACTACTGCTCGGACCAGGACGGCCGCAACGACGAGAAGTACATGAAGACCGCCGTGTGCCAGTACGACCCCGCCACCGGGCAGCACGCGGTCAAGTGGGAGGATGTCCCCATCCCGCTGATCGAGCCCCGCATCCGCGACTACGGCGGGAAGAAGAAAGAAACCAAAGTCACCGTCAAACCCGAGTTGGCGACTGCCGCCGACCCGGGCGAAGACCGCAACAACCCCGACCCCGTGTAGTCCATACCGCGCGACAGGACAAGGAACTCAAGCCCCTTGGCCCGTTCCCCAACAACCTCAACCGATCGAACCCCATGATCGCCTCCAACAAACCTGAAAAATTCACCGTCCGCATCAAGCGCCAGGACGGCAAGGACCAGCCGTCCTACTGGCAGTCGTTCGAGGTGCCCTACACCGCGAACCAGAACATCATCACCGTGCTCCAGCAGGTCGCCGCGAACCCCGTCACGACCGACGGCAAGCGCGTCACACCCGTCGCG
The sequence above is a segment of the Phycisphaeraceae bacterium D3-23 genome. Coding sequences within it:
- a CDS encoding FAD-binding protein, with amino-acid sequence MASEPRVIVVGGGLAGLAASVRVAEAGVAVDLFSMVPVKRSHSVCAQGGINACTEPVRQEGFSEYDHFDETLYGGDFLNHQPPVYEMTHWAPRIIDLLDRMGVPFDRTSEGFLDRRYFGGSVFRRTHFTGASTGQQLLYGLDEQTRRYETQGKVTKHEFWEFLWPVVDPDGVCRGIVAQDMRTMEVKSFRADAVVMATGGCGLIFGKSTMSVICTGGAASRCYQAGAWLGNPEMIQVHPTAIPGEDKCRLMSESARGEGGRVWLPGIQDENGDWKPHPDAGRHPNEIPEDERYYVLEEMYSTYGPTKRHGNLVSRDVATRGIFFAVQQGFGIGGGKMAYLDITHLPADTKEKLAAILEIYEKFTGDDPRHVPMKIFPAVHYSMGGLYAIYETEQEPKPKFLTDLLPDDAGQQKDPSKPAHPGMVQGSHYNMMTNVKGLYALGEVNFSYHGATRLGANALLSCIFDGLFCGLGIANYAREMAKHDAAADVDAAVFDAVVKQETDKSDRFIATVDAADEGVNPYELHRKLGEIMTEELTVVRTQEGMKRALDIVRGYIADYQNIKLGDQGHWTNQNLSFTRALGDMLIYAEAMLLAGIDRKESRGCHYCSDQDGRNDEKYMKTAVCQYDPATGQHAVKWEDVPIPLIEPRIRDYGGKKKETKVTVKPELATAADPGEDRNNPDPV